The Lolium rigidum isolate FL_2022 chromosome 1, APGP_CSIRO_Lrig_0.1, whole genome shotgun sequence region AATGTGCTTATAAACCGGTATTGAGGgagtaatataatcaagattttgttgctcaacttttatggtcaaagttcatcttggaatacgcgtgcgctttATTCTTTAAAACGGAGGTTtagaggtgaaagaattaaacaGGACCAAGATGTTGGTTTACATCTTCCCAATGTATTTTGCACTTTACTCCTTTATGTTGGAAAACTTGTGAAAGGAGGCGGTACATTCCAATTAATATACGACTACTGGGtcttaaaagaaaagaaaaagaagcagACGCAACTGTGCACCTCGATCAACTCGGTAGTGTTGTTTGCTTCCAGAACCATGCGCCTCATCTTGTTTTTTTTCGCCTCATCTTGTTTGATTAGTTAGGATTTCATTAATTTTTTTAAACAGAGTTAGGATTTAAATTAAAATGCATGTTACGTGGTAAACAACCGGCTGCGGGCAGGCCCACTTCGCAGCCACCGTAGGGCTAGTTCAACTTATATCCGACTCGAGGTTGGGCATGCACTGCAGTTTTCTCTCGATCCTGGTGCTGCGTTCGTTAGATCGATCCTCCGTCTCTCCACCTCGCGCATACGAGATACGATACGATCCCCGTCTTGTCTCCAGCAAccgaagccgccgatccagcgccATGCCCGCCCGCAAGAGAcctgccgccgccgtcctcgcgaCGACCACGACCAAAGAGTCCGCGACGTCCCGCAAGAAGAGCCGCAGAAGCACCGACGAATACGACGAGGTGACCAGGCTTGGCGAGGGCGGCTTCGGCGTCGTCCTCAAGGCGCGCCACCGCGCAACCGGCAAGACCGTCGCCATCAAGTATCTCACGTCGCCGGACGACAACACCGAGGAGGAACCAGACGAGGCCGAGCTCCGGCACGAGGCCCGCCTCCTGGAGGCCTGCAACGGGAACCCGCACCTCGTCGGCTTCGAGGGCCTGGCGCGCGACACCGCCACCGGAAACCTCCGCCTCGTCATGGAGTACGTCGCCGCGCCGAGCCTCCACGCCTTCATGCGGAAGGACAGCCGCCACGGCCGGCCGCTGCCTGAACCGAAGGTGCGCGCCATCATGCGGAAGCTCCTCACGGGGGCCAAGCTCATGCACGCCCGCCACGTCGTCCACCGCGACATCAAGCCCGCCAACATACTCGTCGGCCGAGACGGCCAGCTCGTCAAGATCTGTGACCTCGGGCTCGGGATCTCCATGTCCGACCCGCCGCCCTACACCCAGGTCGGCACCATGCCCTACAAGGCCCCCGAGATTCTCCTGCGCAAGCCGGACTACGACGCGCTTGTCGACTGCTGGTCGCTCGGCTGCGTCATGGCCGAGATGCTGGCAGGCAAGACCCTGTTCGAGGACGATGGCCGCGAAGACCACATGGACGATGCGGACCACGTGGCCCAGCTCTGGGCTATTTTCGGGGTGCTCGGTATGCCCGACGACCGAACGTGGCCCGAGTTCAAGTCACTGCCGCTCACCGGCAAGGTGATGGAGTTCAAGTCGTCCCTGCCGCCGACCCACAAGATGCTTCCTGAGGGGCAGGAGCATAGCAGGCTCCGGGATATCTTCCCGGGGGAGAAGCTATCAGAGCAAGGATTTCAGGTATTGCTAGGGCTTCTCACATACAATCCCGACAAGCGACTCACGGCGGCCAAGGCGCTCAAGCTCCCATGGTTCGCTGCTCATCCTCCCTCGGCCAAGGCTGTTAAGGTTGAAGCTTTGCCCCTTCCGAGAAACAAGGTATCGCGCTTCATGGCTCCACTCACGGTATTGAAATCGCAAGTCGCTTTATTTATAGAGAGAGGCCAAAGACTGTTTCGAGGTATGTCCCATGTGTAATTGTGCTTCAATGATCGATCCACCTGATTGGTTGATTGAATTGTAAAATAAAAGTACGTACTATGTAATTGTTTTATATGCTGAATTTGCACTGCATAGAAATTCTCTCCTTTTTCAGATTGTGTGATTCATATGCCCTAAATGTTGGGTCATGGGCGATTTAAGGTCTGCCGACATGGGCGAGTGCCACCACCTTATGAGAGTCCCTCGGAACACCGTAGGGCGATGAAAGAGTCTAGGCACCTCACGCGATGTGCATGGAAGGAAGGAGAACGGGGAGTCTGTCCCTGATACGAGAAGGGAGAGGCGGTGGGAGATGCCATAAATCCCCACCCCCTGGAAGGCCTAGATTGCGAAACCCCAATCTAATCCAAGAGACCTGCAACCCTGCAGGGGTACCGGGATACGGATCGAATCGAATGGCGCCAACGAGGAGTTTTTTGGAAGGAGGGCGTGAAGGAGATGTCGGGTGCTGGCTCGAGCCAGGGAGGTTGGTGTTCCAGCAATGCCAAGCAGGGCCCAAGGCTCTACGCGACGGTGACCTCTGCGTCGACGCCGACCCAGATAGGGAGAGTGCAAGCAACGACACGGCCAATAGGGTTGCTGAATGCacaaggacgtcgcctagagggaggTGAATAGGCGGGTTGTAAAAACTTGTACTTGAGTGCtaaacaaggcggaataaaactactcaaggtttacttgtttagcacaaagcatatcaactagggtttgcctatgtgcaccaacaacctatgctaagcatgataagcaacaaggtgataataaGCTAGATATGGAACAAAAAGCATAAgggctatcacaatgtaaagcgcataggtaaaccacaaaggctaccacactccacaaaggcaacaacgccacaaaggctaccacgccacaaaggtgacaagaccacaaaggcaacaaggccacaaatgctaccacaccacaaaggcaacaaggccacgaaggctacaacaccactaaggtcaacacgccctctacgagaccgaaaccccggagagaacccaaaccgatgcacctaatgcaatagcTAAGAACactactaagatgcccaagttcttctctcccaaattccaacaaagctacaaaagctattgggggaataagggaggaagaacaaatatgaggaagaacaccaaattactccaagatctagatctagcaagatcccttaacttggagagggattcaattggtgaagcactagatctagatctcctctctcctttccccccaaaagatgcaagaaatagtgggggatcaagaggatggtaaagctcttcaaggtcaacaatggaggagagagagtaggTGGAGAGAACTAGTTAGGTcgtaggtggaagagaggtatatataggggccCGAAA contains the following coding sequences:
- the LOC124657284 gene encoding putative cyclin-dependent kinase F-2, translated to MPARKRPAAAVLATTTTKESATSRKKSRRSTDEYDEVTRLGEGGFGVVLKARHRATGKTVAIKYLTSPDDNTEEEPDEAELRHEARLLEACNGNPHLVGFEGLARDTATGNLRLVMEYVAAPSLHAFMRKDSRHGRPLPEPKVRAIMRKLLTGAKLMHARHVVHRDIKPANILVGRDGQLVKICDLGLGISMSDPPPYTQVGTMPYKAPEILLRKPDYDALVDCWSLGCVMAEMLAGKTLFEDDGREDHMDDADHVAQLWAIFGVLGMPDDRTWPEFKSLPLTGKVMEFKSSLPPTHKMLPEGQEHSRLRDIFPGEKLSEQGFQVLLGLLTYNPDKRLTAAKALKLPWFAAHPPSAKAVKVEALPLPRNKVSRFMAPLTIV